A portion of the Meleagris gallopavo isolate NT-WF06-2002-E0010 breed Aviagen turkey brand Nicholas breeding stock chromosome 16, Turkey_5.1, whole genome shotgun sequence genome contains these proteins:
- the LOC100550202 gene encoding IQ domain-containing protein E-like isoform X1, with protein sequence MTEDALEKLNKCSPDCEVKDEEDCKKEQAAKCIQRWWRLYRNKKEEIALDEAVVVLQAAFRGHLARQKLLLSSGLHGAQPYNRQSPGRKNSCVPQVSNSLSSFSLCKEKEKIVTFIQSVFRAHLTRTALLEERLSVSSTSEKTDSAICSTENKPVPAALQRTSTSMSSLPVVSAGSCEKQLQPTLSLSVDEAHSDDSDDIVIVSPSLRMKKTSTHFFNGL encoded by the exons ATGACAGAAGATGCATTAGAGAAGCTTAATAAG TGTTCACCAGACTGCGAAGTTAAAGATGAGGAAGATTGCAAGAAGGAACAAGCAGCCAAATGTATCCAGAGATGGTGGAGGTTGTACCGAAATAAG aaggaagaaattgctCTGGATGAG GCAGTTGTTGTGCTTCAGGCAGCTTTCAGAGGACATCTGGCTCGACAGAAGCTGCTACTGAGTAGTGGGCTGCATGGTGCCCAACCTTACAACAGGCAAAGCCCTGGAAGAAAG AACTCATGTGTGCCTCAAGTGTCAAACTCCTTGAgctcattttctctctgcaaggaaaaagagaagattgtGACATTCATCCAGTCCGTTTTCAGGGCTCACTTAACACGTACAGCACTGCTTGAGGAAAG GCTCTCTGTGTCTAGCACAAGTGAGAAAACAGATTCTGCTATCTGCAGTACAGAGAACAAACCAGTCCCAGCAGCACTCCAGAGAACTTCAACCAGCATGTCATCTCTTCCTG ttgTTTCGGCCGGGTCTtgtgagaagcagctgcagcccaCTCTGTCTCTGTCTGTGGATGAAGCTCACTCGGACGATTCAGATGATATTGTAATTGTCTCTCCATCGTTGAGGATGAAGAAAACCTCCACCCACTTCTTTAATGGGCTCTGA
- the LOC100550202 gene encoding IQ domain-containing protein E-like isoform X2, with protein MTEDALEKLNKCSPDCEVKDEEDCKKEQAAKCIQRWWRLYRNKAVVVLQAAFRGHLARQKLLLSSGLHGAQPYNRQSPGRKNSCVPQVSNSLSSFSLCKEKEKIVTFIQSVFRAHLTRTALLEERLSVSSTSEKTDSAICSTENKPVPAALQRTSTSMSSLPVVSAGSCEKQLQPTLSLSVDEAHSDDSDDIVIVSPSLRMKKTSTHFFNGL; from the exons ATGACAGAAGATGCATTAGAGAAGCTTAATAAG TGTTCACCAGACTGCGAAGTTAAAGATGAGGAAGATTGCAAGAAGGAACAAGCAGCCAAATGTATCCAGAGATGGTGGAGGTTGTACCGAAATAAG GCAGTTGTTGTGCTTCAGGCAGCTTTCAGAGGACATCTGGCTCGACAGAAGCTGCTACTGAGTAGTGGGCTGCATGGTGCCCAACCTTACAACAGGCAAAGCCCTGGAAGAAAG AACTCATGTGTGCCTCAAGTGTCAAACTCCTTGAgctcattttctctctgcaaggaaaaagagaagattgtGACATTCATCCAGTCCGTTTTCAGGGCTCACTTAACACGTACAGCACTGCTTGAGGAAAG GCTCTCTGTGTCTAGCACAAGTGAGAAAACAGATTCTGCTATCTGCAGTACAGAGAACAAACCAGTCCCAGCAGCACTCCAGAGAACTTCAACCAGCATGTCATCTCTTCCTG ttgTTTCGGCCGGGTCTtgtgagaagcagctgcagcccaCTCTGTCTCTGTCTGTGGATGAAGCTCACTCGGACGATTCAGATGATATTGTAATTGTCTCTCCATCGTTGAGGATGAAGAAAACCTCCACCCACTTCTTTAATGGGCTCTGA